From the genome of Plasmodium malariae genome assembly, chromosome: 9, one region includes:
- the PmUG01_09012200 gene encoding Plasmodium exported protein, unknown function — translation MKGNIISLIFTKIFAFIFFICIYLYNNDMNTCDKLLIKKDKLSGHLYLRTNRLLSNDSLDSILNKYISRNKNNNKLLNEEELSLYSTDTISESEDFKERLSYTEEVDKVAKKKKPTSLNSVDTFLERKLFNIEDSAYKIKNKTNINRNIESMKIFVEIALLFIKFFLALVIFFAVVTIFI, via the exons ATGAAAGGCAATATCATATCCCTCATTTTTACTAAAATCTTTGcgtttatcttttttatatgtatatacctTTATAACAATGATAtg aaTACCTGTGATAAATTATTGATTAAAAAGGATAAGCTATCTggacatttatatttaagaacTAATCGATTACTATCAAACGATTCTTTAGATTCTATActcaataaatatatatcacgtaataagaataataataaattattaaatgaagaagAGTTATCTTTATATTCCACAGATACTATATCAGAAAGCGAAGATTTTAAAGAAAGACTATCATATACAGAGGAAGTAGACAAAgtagctaaaaaaaaaaaacctacTTCACTAAATAGTGTAGATACATTTTtagaaagaaaattattcaaTATAGAAGATTCCgcatataaaattaagaataaaacaaatattaatagaaatattgAAAGTATGAAAATCTTCGTGGAGATTgctcttctttttattaaattctttttagctttggtaatattttttgcagTAGTTACGATATTTATTTAG
- the PmUG01_09012300 gene encoding Plasmodium exported protein, unknown function produces MIQTNKFFFFIKICPFPILIWIYQNSHETNTYGISYIKKIDLSNSLYVRVDRLLNEERGLHPPNGSIPLKKMSEKKFKVSSDTLKNDGYYETGLRTLKGISLKKEKNTLPSISKSKKKIDKICNRKMEKVIEAEYKGLNNFRGAFSRKFLSYVLVLTTIIFMSTAPIVLEMLRIGDILTSSNCELAYLTLVPIFILAVLIISYKLLKNIFKYNNKK; encoded by the exons ATTTCCCATTTTAATATGGATATATCAGAATTCACATGAG ACAAATACGTATGgcatatcatatattaagaaaattgaTCTAAGTAATTCATTATATGTAAGAGTAGACAGattattaaatgaagaaagaGGTTTACATCCCCCCAATGGAAGCatacctttaaaaaaaatgtctgaaaagaaatttaaagTGTCATCtgatacattaaaaaatgatggtTATTATGAAACAGGGCTTAGAACATTAAAAGGAATATcgttaaaaaaggaaaaaaatacattaccATCCATTTCTAAatctaaaaagaaaatagataaaatatgtaatagaaaaatggaaaaagtaATTGAAGCTGAATATAAAGGACTAAATAATTTTAGGGGTGCATTTTCACGAAAATTTCTAAGTTATGTTCTGGTTCTtactacaattatttttatgagtACTGCTCCAATCGTATTAGAAATGCTAAGAATAGGTGATATTCTGACATCATCTAATTGCGAATTAGCCTATTTAACATTAGTtccaatatttattttagcagtattaattatatcatataaattgttaaaaaatatattcaagtataataataaaaagtaa